In Planctomycetota bacterium, the following are encoded in one genomic region:
- the gmk gene encoding guanylate kinase → MESSQGRDTILRQILVVSGPSGVGKTTLCEHLLRLERRLKPCITATTRQPRPGEKDGRDYHFLTVKGFTGGIRNKKFVEYTRLFGNYYGTPVASLNGVFRQGRYPLLRVDVRGARALKRKGFKGVYIFILPPDARTLKQRLIKRQSRETLAEINKRLKRARAEMRYARDYDFHVINDRIARAVGEMRQIVKKNLY, encoded by the coding sequence ATGGAAAGTTCGCAAGGGAGAGATACTATTTTACGCCAGATTTTAGTTGTTTCCGGCCCGTCCGGCGTGGGCAAGACCACCCTGTGCGAACACCTCTTACGCCTGGAGCGGCGGCTGAAACCCTGTATTACCGCCACCACGCGCCAGCCCCGGCCCGGCGAAAAGGACGGACGGGATTATCACTTCCTTACTGTTAAGGGATTTACCGGCGGCATAAGAAATAAGAAATTTGTTGAATATACCCGGCTTTTTGGTAATTATTATGGAACGCCGGTTGCGTCGCTCAACGGCGTCTTCAGGCAGGGCAGATATCCGCTGTTGCGGGTTGATGTCCGGGGCGCCAGGGCGTTAAAACGAAAGGGATTTAAGGGCGTCTATATCTTTATCCTGCCGCCGGATGCCCGGACCTTGAAACAGCGGCTGATTAAACGGCAGAGCCGGGAGACATTAGCGGAGATAAATAAGCGCCTCAAGCGGGCCAGGGCTGAGATGCGCTATGCCCGCGATTACGATTTCCACGTTATTAACGACCGCATTGCCCGGGCTGTCGGAGAGATGCGGCAGATAGTGAAAAAGAATTTATACTAA
- a CDS encoding YicC family protein has translation MKSMTGYGEARGRIAPNRLNIRVEVRSVNNRFLNLKMNLPELLSGYESDIEEIARQYLKRGAINLFIKVFSDRTPRLIINRAIIKHYHQELKLLQKTLGLKDDIPLNTLINLPGVLEPVVKTDYITNKEWSYIVKVIRQALGNLVKMRQREGDRLAKTLQKDLNRMGDSLNKIEKFVPSIRADYEASFRKRLQDVLDKYTLNKDFSGHSNPDNGAKPKNRNNDLSSLERNIAVEVALFAQKSDINEEIKRLSSHITEFTATLKQNNEVGKKLDFITQEMLREINTIGSKSANTTITYAVISLKSELEKIKEQVQNIE, from the coding sequence ATGAAGAGCATGACCGGATACGGCGAGGCCCGGGGCCGGATTGCCCCCAATCGGCTTAATATCAGGGTCGAGGTCCGCTCGGTCAATAACCGGTTCCTGAATCTCAAGATGAACCTGCCTGAACTGCTGAGCGGCTATGAAAGCGATATCGAAGAGATTGCCCGCCAGTATCTCAAGCGGGGCGCGATTAATCTTTTTATCAAGGTATTCTCCGACCGGACCCCGCGATTGATAATCAACCGGGCCATCATCAAGCATTATCACCAGGAGTTAAAACTGCTCCAGAAAACCCTGGGGTTAAAGGATGATATTCCGCTTAACACCCTGATTAACCTGCCCGGCGTCCTGGAGCCGGTGGTCAAGACCGATTACATCACCAATAAGGAATGGTCGTATATAGTTAAGGTAATCAGGCAGGCGCTGGGCAACCTGGTCAAGATGCGGCAGCGGGAAGGCGACCGCCTGGCCAAGACGCTCCAGAAAGACCTGAACCGGATGGGCGATTCCCTGAATAAGATAGAAAAGTTTGTGCCGTCTATCCGGGCGGATTATGAGGCGTCTTTCAGGAAGAGGTTGCAGGACGTGCTGGACAAATACACCCTGAACAAGGATTTTTCAGGCCATTCCAACCCTGATAATGGGGCCAAGCCAAAGAACCGAAATAATGACCTCAGCAGCCTGGAGCGCAATATCGCGGTTGAGGTGGCGCTCTTTGCCCAGAAGTCGGATATCAACGAGGAGATAAAAAGATTGTCTTCGCATATAACTGAGTTTACTGCCACCTTAAAACAGAATAACGAGGTGGGTAAGAAACTCGACTTCATCACCCAGGAGATGCTCAGGGAGATTAACACCATCGGCAGCAAGTCCGCCAATACTACCATAACCTATGCGGTGATTTCGCTTAAGAGCGAACTGGAGAAAATCAAGGAACAGGTGCAGAATATTGAATAA
- a CDS encoding triose-phosphate isomerase, with protein sequence MRTPFIAGNWKMHTKLEEAITLTADIKNGLKDMEGKEAALCPPYVYLAAVKDALKGSEIRLGAQNGYFQPQGAFTGEVAFAMLKDIGCEYVIIGHSERRQIFKEDNDAINKKIKAALAAGLKPIFCVGELLEERQENTTERVIRQQVEAGLDEIAADNFPNIIVAYEPVWAIGTGKNATPEQAQEVHLFIRKLLAHLSSETIAREIRIIYGGSVKPDNIGLLAAQEDIDGALVGGASLTAESFIKIVNGVKKG encoded by the coding sequence ATGAGAACGCCTTTTATTGCCGGCAATTGGAAGATGCATACTAAGTTGGAAGAGGCGATAACCTTAACCGCGGATATCAAGAACGGTTTAAAGGATATGGAAGGCAAGGAGGCGGCGCTCTGTCCGCCTTATGTCTACCTGGCGGCCGTCAAAGATGCCCTGAAGGGTTCGGAGATACGGCTGGGCGCCCAGAACGGATATTTCCAGCCCCAGGGCGCATTTACCGGCGAGGTGGCATTCGCCATGCTCAAGGATATCGGCTGCGAATACGTGATTATCGGGCATTCCGAGCGCCGGCAGATATTCAAGGAGGATAACGATGCCATTAATAAGAAGATTAAGGCGGCCCTGGCCGCGGGTTTAAAGCCCATCTTCTGCGTGGGTGAATTGCTGGAGGAGCGCCAGGAGAACACCACCGAACGGGTCATCCGCCAGCAGGTCGAGGCCGGGCTTGATGAGATTGCCGCGGATAATTTCCCGAATATCATTGTGGCCTACGAGCCGGTCTGGGCCATCGGCACCGGCAAAAACGCCACGCCGGAACAGGCCCAGGAGGTGCATTTATTTATCCGCAAGCTCCTGGCGCACCTGAGTAGCGAGACCATTGCCCGGGAGATACGGATTATCTACGGCGGCAGCGTCAAACCGGATAATATCGGATTATTAGCGGCCCAAGAGGATATTGACGGCGCCCTGGTGGGCGGCGCCTCGCTTACGGCCGAGTCGTTTATTAAGATTGTGAATGGGGTAAAGAAAGGATAA
- a CDS encoding orotate phosphoribosyltransferase produces MNTDNYIKLFEKLQAVRKGHFILTSGNHSDTYVQCARILEDPKVTAKLARELIKPWKNKGIDIVVGPALGGIILSYELARALSRMNSGWQRKGIGLRHKAQAMYLERVEGKLALRRGFNVPDGSQVIVAEDVITTGGSVKEVVDVITQQGAKVLGIISLVDRRPEKGKEIFGIRYNSIIQVNPPIYRPDNCPLCKQGIPAEKPGSRGLK; encoded by the coding sequence GTGAACACAGATAATTATATAAAATTATTCGAGAAACTGCAGGCAGTCAGGAAGGGGCATTTTATCCTGACCTCGGGCAACCACAGCGACACCTATGTCCAGTGCGCCCGGATTCTGGAAGACCCCAAAGTGACCGCCAAGCTGGCTAGGGAGTTGATTAAACCCTGGAAGAACAAGGGCATAGACATCGTGGTCGGCCCGGCCCTGGGCGGTATCATTCTTTCCTATGAATTAGCCCGAGCGCTTTCCCGAATGAATTCGGGATGGCAAAGGAAGGGTATTGGTTTGCGCCACAAGGCCCAGGCCATGTATCTGGAGCGGGTCGAGGGAAAATTGGCTTTGCGCCGGGGATTTAACGTGCCTGATGGAAGCCAGGTCATCGTAGCCGAGGATGTCATTACCACCGGCGGCTCGGTCAAGGAGGTGGTCGATGTCATAACCCAGCAGGGCGCCAAGGTGCTTGGTATTATCTCGCTGGTGGACCGCCGTCCCGAGAAAGGCAAGGAAATCTTCGGCATAAGATATAATTCCATCATCCAGGTTAACCCGCCGATATACCGGCCGGATAACTGCCCGCTCTGCAAGCAGGGCATACCGGCTGAAAAACCCGGCTCAAGAGGATTAAAGTAA
- a CDS encoding proline--tRNA ligase, with translation MKWTNSFIPTVKEDPADAESISHKLMMRAGLIRKLAAGTYNYLPLGMRILNKVINIVRQEMDRAGALEVLLPALHPPEPWEQTGRLKDFGDNMFKVIDRTGKLNVLGPTHEEIITSLVANEVSSYRQLPVTLYQIQTKFRDELRPRFGIIRSKEFLMMDAYSFHTDTASLDQSYKKMYDAYCRIFDRCKLPYKIIEADPGLMGGSGSHEFTCPSPAGEDLFVTCTQCSYSSNPDLATIQPPKSPFNKGEFKALKEVATPGKSTIEALAGFLNAKPEQMVKTMICNTSKGPVAALVRGDYELNLSKLAKLLNSPVMEPEGTASCELADDKTIAKVTNGPVGFSGPVGLKNITIIADYSVVGLMDFITGANKLDAHLLNTNINRDFKIDQSADIRMITDKDVCPGCGKPGLKILNGIELGHIFKLGTKYSQALNAQFLDEKGVRHPMIMGCYGIGVNRIIAAAIENSFDQNGIIWAEALAPYQVLIISINPADEEIFQASKDIYDGLTNRGTEVLWDDREVSPGIKFKDADLLGIPLIVTIGKGLKEKKVDLKTRASGKKESVELDKAVAFIAERLVPLLAG, from the coding sequence ATGAAATGGACCAATAGTTTTATACCAACAGTCAAGGAAGACCCGGCCGATGCCGAGAGCATCAGCCACAAGCTGATGATGCGGGCCGGCTTAATCCGCAAACTGGCCGCCGGCACCTATAATTATCTGCCTCTGGGCATGAGAATCCTTAATAAGGTTATTAATATAGTGCGCCAGGAGATGGACCGGGCTGGGGCTTTGGAAGTGTTGCTACCGGCTCTGCATCCGCCTGAACCCTGGGAACAGACCGGACGGCTAAAGGATTTCGGCGATAACATGTTCAAGGTGATAGACCGGACCGGGAAACTGAATGTGCTTGGGCCGACCCACGAAGAGATTATCACCTCGCTCGTTGCCAATGAGGTTTCATCTTACCGGCAACTGCCGGTGACCTTATACCAGATTCAGACCAAGTTCCGGGATGAACTCCGGCCCAGGTTCGGGATTATCCGGAGCAAGGAATTCCTGATGATGGACGCCTACAGCTTTCATACGGATACGGCGTCTTTGGACCAGAGTTATAAGAAGATGTATGACGCCTATTGCCGCATCTTTGACCGGTGTAAACTTCCGTATAAGATAATCGAGGCCGACCCGGGCCTGATGGGCGGGAGCGGCTCGCATGAATTCACCTGCCCGTCTCCGGCCGGCGAAGACCTGTTCGTGACCTGCACCCAGTGCAGTTATAGCTCTAATCCGGATTTGGCGACGATACAACCCCCTAAATCCCCCTTTAATAAGGGGGAATTCAAGGCGCTTAAGGAAGTGGCCACCCCAGGCAAGTCAACTATCGAGGCGCTGGCCGGGTTCCTCAATGCCAAGCCCGAACAGATGGTCAAGACCATGATTTGCAATACCTCCAAAGGACCGGTGGCGGCGCTGGTGAGGGGCGATTATGAACTGAACCTGTCCAAGCTGGCCAAACTGCTTAATTCACCGGTGATGGAACCCGAAGGGACCGCGTCCTGCGAACTGGCTGATGACAAGACCATAGCCAAGGTAACCAACGGCCCGGTGGGGTTTTCCGGCCCGGTGGGCTTAAAGAATATCACCATCATTGCTGATTATTCCGTAGTCGGGCTGATGGATTTCATTACCGGCGCCAATAAGTTGGATGCGCATCTTTTGAATACCAATATCAACCGCGATTTCAAGATAGACCAGTCCGCGGATATCCGGATGATTACGGATAAGGATGTCTGTCCGGGTTGCGGCAAGCCGGGGTTGAAGATATTGAACGGGATTGAACTGGGGCATATCTTTAAGTTAGGCACCAAGTATTCCCAGGCGCTTAATGCCCAGTTCCTGGACGAAAAAGGAGTGCGGCATCCGATGATTATGGGTTGTTACGGCATCGGCGTCAACCGCATCATTGCCGCGGCTATCGAGAATTCATTTGACCAGAACGGGATTATCTGGGCCGAGGCCCTGGCGCCGTATCAGGTGCTGATTATTTCTATTAACCCGGCTGATGAGGAGATATTCCAGGCGTCAAAGGATATCTATGACGGGCTGACCAACCGGGGCACCGAGGTGCTCTGGGACGACCGCGAGGTATCGCCGGGCATCAAATTCAAGGATGCGGATCTGCTGGGTATCCCGCTGATAGTTACCATCGGTAAGGGTTTGAAAGAGAAGAAGGTGGACCTGAAAACCCGGGCCAGCGGGAAGAAGGAAAGCGTGGAGCTGGATAAGGCGGTGGCATTCATCGCAGAGCGTTTAGTCCCGCTCCTGGCGGGATAA
- a CDS encoding phosphopantothenoylcysteine decarboxylase: MANILITAGPTYEYIDRVRYLANLSSGKMGYELARAAKGKGHQVTLISGPTGLKAPSGVRIIKITSAHQMYQAVMKAYAKTDAVIMAAAVSDYTPVHCFKGKLKKTSKTFNLKLIPTVDILRKLGRKKGKRVLIGFALETDNGKRNALKKLRAKNLDYVVLNSPDAFGSDRSTVEMYSRQGLVKRFNNTSKKQISGFIIKLVSVS, from the coding sequence ATGGCGAATATTCTCATTACAGCCGGGCCGACCTACGAATACATCGACCGGGTTCGCTATCTGGCTAACCTGTCCTCAGGCAAGATGGGCTATGAACTGGCCCGGGCCGCTAAAGGCAAGGGTCATCAGGTCACTCTCATCTCAGGCCCGACCGGGCTAAAAGCCCCGTCCGGAGTTCGTATTATAAAGATAACCTCGGCCCATCAGATGTATCAGGCCGTGATGAAGGCATACGCCAAGACCGATGCGGTCATAATGGCCGCGGCGGTCAGTGACTACACCCCGGTCCATTGTTTCAAGGGCAAGTTAAAGAAGACCTCTAAGACCTTTAATCTTAAACTCATTCCGACTGTGGATATCCTCAGGAAATTAGGGCGGAAAAAGGGAAAAAGGGTTCTCATCGGCTTTGCCCTGGAGACAGATAATGGTAAGCGTAACGCCCTGAAGAAACTAAGGGCCAAGAATCTTGATTATGTGGTCCTGAACTCTCCGGATGCCTTTGGCAGTGACAGGTCCACGGTTGAAATGTATAGTAGACAGGGCTTGGTCAAGCGGTTTAACAATACCTCCAAGAAGCAAATCAGCGGGTTTATAATTAAATTGGTCAGTGTCAGTTAA
- the secG gene encoding preprotein translocase subunit SecG translates to MGILIVLLTVLFVIVSVLLIVIILLQPHYSESGLAGAFGGGGGMDSFLGVKAISVATRVTVVLAVIFLLLAIILAQMPRTSISRGLISNEKEAPPAKEVATSQVTPTATAPVAVPQTPVTANPPQPVNPPAPVTPPAPPKPPEAPAPAPVSPTGR, encoded by the coding sequence ATGGGTATACTGATAGTACTTTTAACCGTGTTATTTGTAATCGTGAGCGTTCTGCTCATTGTGATAATACTGCTCCAGCCGCATTATAGCGAGAGCGGGCTGGCCGGCGCCTTCGGCGGCGGCGGCGGAATGGATTCATTCCTGGGCGTCAAAGCCATTTCAGTGGCCACCAGAGTCACTGTGGTCCTGGCCGTGATATTCCTGCTTCTGGCTATTATTCTGGCCCAAATGCCGCGGACTTCTATAAGCCGGGGCTTAATCAGCAATGAAAAAGAGGCTCCACCGGCTAAAGAGGTGGCAACCTCCCAGGTGACACCGACTGCAACTGCGCCGGTGGCTGTTCCTCAGACGCCCGTCACGGCTAATCCGCCGCAGCCGGTTAATCCACCCGCACCGGTAACTCCTCCGGCGCCGCCTAAACCGCCGGAAGCACCGGCACCGGCTCCGGTTTCTCCGACGGGAAGATGA